From Neospora caninum Liverpool complete genome, chromosome VIII, a single genomic window includes:
- a CDS encoding putative DnaJ domain-containing protein, which yields MAAKKGKQTGKGQPNKAIPAPASHPESSDEEVDAFGKSAGRGPSVFTLASGKNNASSQRDGKNRQAGSGGRRTDGSPASNSTREDAVDSGDEVDAMGKRAAHVYDALRSGSHRTSPTGPATSSGGEEARKRLGKKEKGKNAPRSGKRKEKDEGFSFAVLKERLFESSTPLRSRLLRWLVNACVALAIIGVFALKAAEEYYGQDEDTGGQQTEQHLAALQLDSGATEADIRKAYRTLSVRWHPDKNPGCAGCQARFTEVAVAYESLMKALKKKKDGNDAGDQERSRGEGEESLARTSKDIIDLTSLGPNDAFYPATGRHVWTIMLHNDKDEFSEHVMEMWQETALTLGKYFKYGVINVRKNKDLTKRLPVNIKIFPAILVMANGMHPEVYPAITRPSVESIHAFIARSFPNHIASLSSASEVKAFLSASAAPGLSALAQPYKLVVVPSRSSPTVPSLLLKHAAHKYLPLFSFGYVHNLERFLADEAETKELFAALQDPPRWLTRREDTKSLVKNAPLGFTQEDLRSSLVFLLFVDEGEGVHRYVEKLSIRKSRASQSALFTQLHNLLASFQQHVHPYIYQQNAALLCRGTLEQRVYTLVRVEGPAGEGQGGDSAKATADAVLSVDEISAILQTSRERFLKEEEVAEEDEGSKDGGFHVQTVRLSLDAPALLPSLPGIPASAPFFTFWKEDLEFSRLFLLDLDGSRFLTLHDADTRGGQNGSLREAEAEKKRQRSLLAELYQLLDAQQHKSEDEEIDEKHLDFEPLPEYCDAHRFAKRCVASAAPAWYWSALYSFFDISWTNVVLLASVAALCYVGGGLSSEMVIMLVLGGSLLIGCWSHFETIFNFFSTAGR from the exons ATGgcggcgaaaaagggaaagcaAACTGGCAAGGGTCAACCCAACAAGGCAATTCCCGCCCCGGCTTCGCATCCAGAGTCGAGTGACGAAGAGGTTGACGCATTTGGAAAAAGCGCTGGCAGGGGTCCGAGTGTCTTCACTCTCGCT TCGGGAAAGAACAACGCGAGCAGCCAGAGGGacgggaaaaacagacaagcAGGCTCCGGAGGCCGACGCACAGACGGAAGCCCTGCCTCGAACTCTACCCG agaagacgccgtgGACAGTGGCGACGAAGTGGACGCAAtggggaaacgcgcggcCCACGTGTACGACGCCCTCCGCTCCGGCAGTCACCGCACAAGTCCCACGGGGCCTGCAACCTccagcggcggcgaggaggcgagaaaacgcctgggaaagaaagaaaagggaaagaac GCTCCGCGCTCaggcaagagaaaggagaaagacgaaggtttctccttcgccgtttTGAAGGAGCGGCTGTTCGAATCGAGCACGCCTCTGCGGAGTCGCCTCCTGCGGTGGCTCGTCAACGCATGCGTCGCTCTTGCAATCATCG GCGTTTTTGCGCTGAAAGCCGCGGAGGAATATTACGGCCAAGATGAAGACACGGGTGGGCAGCAGACAGAACAACACCTGGCCGCTCTTCAGCTGGACTCAGGAGCAACTGAAGCAGACATCCGCAAAGCCTACAGAACTTTGTCTGTGCGATG GCACCCGGACAAGAACCCAGGTTGCGCAGGTTGCCAAGCCCGCTTCACGGAAGTAGCGGTTGCGTACGAGTCCTTGATGAaggcgctgaagaagaagaaggacggcaACGACGCAGGCGATCAGGAACGGAgccgcggagaaggcgaggaaagtcTCGCGCGTACCAGCAAAGACATCATCGACCTCACGAGTCTCGGGCCAAACGACGCGTTCTATCCCGCCACAGGCCGACACGTGTGGACAATCATG CTCCACAATGACAAGGACGAGTTCAGCGAGCACGTGATGGAGATGTGGCAGGAAACAG CGTTGACGTTGGGGAAATATTTCAAGTATGGCGTCATCAATgtgaggaagaacaaggatCTGACGAAGCGGCTTCCTGTCAATATCAA AATCTTCCCGGCGATCCTCGTTATGGCCAACGGCATGCATCCAGAG gTGTACCCCGCAATCACGCGGCCTTCTGTGGAGAGCATCCACGCTTTTATTGCTCGCAGCTTCCCGAATCATATTGCGAGTCTCTCGTCAG CCTCCGAGGTGAAggccttcctttctgcgtcgGCTGCGCCTGGTCTGTCTGCTCTGGCCCAACCGTACAAGCTCGTGGTTGttccttcgcgctcttcgccgaCTGTCCCCTCGCTCCTTCTCAAACACGCGGCACACAAATatctgccgctcttctccttcggcTACGTGCACAACTTGGAGCGTTTCCTtgccgacgaggccgagacgaaggaaCTCTTTGCGGCGCTGCAAGATCCGCCCCGGTGGCTAACCCGGAGAGAGGATACCAAATCCCTCGTGAAAAATGCGCCTCTCGGATTCACACAAGAGGACCTACGCTCGTCTCTGGTATTTTTGCTCTTTgtcgacgagggcgaaggcgtcCACAGATATGTGGAGAAACTGTCCATCCGAAAGTCTCGCGCGTCTCAAAGCGCCCTCTTCACGCAACTCCACAAcctcctcgcttccttccagCAA CACGTTCACCCCTACATTTACCAGCAGAATGCGGCTCTGTTGTGCCGCGGTACGCTGGAGCAACGGGTGTACACACTCGTGCGCGTTGAGGGGCCGGCCGGGGAAGGCCAGGGAGGCGACTCGGCGAAGGCCACGGCCGacgctgttctctctgtcgacgAAATCAGCGCGATTCTCCAGACGTCTCGGGAAAGATTCCTCAAGG aagaggaagtcgccgaggaagatgaaggaagCAAAGATGGAGGCTTCCATGTTCAGACG GTTCGCTTGTCACTCGACGCCCCTGcgctgctgccttctctccccggcATTCCTGCGTCGGCACCCTTCTTCACGTTCTGGAAAGAAGACCTGGagttctcgcgtctcttcctcctcgacCTCGACGGCAGTCGCTTCCTCACGCTCCACGACGCCGACACGCGCGGCGGCCAGAACGGCTCGCTCCGGGAAGctgaggccgagaagaagcgtcaGAGAAGTCTGCTCGCCGAGCTTTACCAGCTCCTCGACGCGCAGCAGCACAAGtcggaggacgaagaaatcGACGAAAAACACCTCGACTTTGAGCCGTTGCCGGAATACTGCGATGCCCACCGTTTCGCCAAACGCTGTGTCGCCAGCGCCGCACCCGCCTGGTACTGGTCCGCGCTGTACAGCTTCTTCGACATCTCCTGGACCAAC GTCGTCCTCTTGGCCAGCGTGGCGGCGCTCTGTTACGTGGGTGGTGGTTTGAGTTCAGAG ATGGTCATCATGCTCGTGCTGGGCGGCTCCCTCCTGATTGGCTGCTGGTCGCACTTCGAGACGATCTTCAACTTCTTCTCGACTGCAGGGCGCTGA
- a CDS encoding putative transmembrane domain-containing protein: MAEQMIRSAATGPSTEDDGDSVESRRPASSLLSGSETPRQGHRREASAAGEPGTRQASTRRQAEPSQAGAFVARTGSTASDGRSETRSEVSIELERKGTSPHEIRGRSVSNPGFYWGASPLSFGGPACPPPDRFVSTGTCASSAREHRRMLSRRAQTPRGCSGFAAASLDVAPPATAFLHTHMPARNLAASGSFSSVSTHGTGGGHRPEGEPRSARTQEAGYPEKAPRSAFFSEKERSTIYFDRRGQVFTSCMTDWEEDDASHRNAHRAKHRRMVSRPPSTHDGVSVARDDRSICVDPMGGGVGGFYDGATLRRRRASPARCCSRWCRATGFVNQWRKESVYGVYPIWTLSATMWVCIIGTILCLALGAWLIVEDNRHVECRLNYEDETLQEGGSRYSLLSITADLCGSRNSDLTELTGPYVYVYVEMENFFQNDAQILWSRNEAQLAGKIITDPSELSDCDPVVTAVVNNVTKILHPCGALAWNVFTDRFQFLDAVPDDAVDSGPVKPLVVEQSQDILLSSLDWRSRFKNPPAEERAKYRDQVYFWMSQVDNDDGQDMYKSREEAKAELLMDRLNYEEAGEMVENGHFIQWMQVATFGTWRKLYGRIKGPVELPLFAYIAVTYDVKQWRGKKAIVLVQPSRFGGRTQFTGITYLVFGCILGVFAIYMLWKRWYKTDALADDAVKDIRWRAGSRKGKKKLK, translated from the coding sequence ATGGCGGAGCAGATGATAAGGTCGGCCGCGACCGGGCCGTCAACCGAGGACGATGGAGACAGTGTGGAGTCTCGCCGTCCAGCTTCGTCCCTGCTTTCGGGCTCCGAAACTCCGCGACAGGGGCACCGCCGGGAGGCAAGCGCCGCGGGTGAACCCGGGACCAGGCAGGCGAGCACTCGGCGACAGGCTGAGCCGTCCCAGGCGGGTGCGTTTGTCGCGCGCACAGGGTCCACGGCGTCGGATGGGCGTTCGGAGACGCGGTCGGAGGTCAGCATtgaactggagagaaaagggacgagTCCACACGAGATAAGGGGCCGCTCTGTCTCGAACCCTGGCTTCTACTGGGGTGCCTCCCCGCTATCGTTCGGCGGGCCAGCGTGTCCGCCTCCAGACCGGTTCGTCTCGACGGGTACCTGTGCGTCGTCTGCGAGGGAGCATCGCCGCATGCTCTCGCGCCGGGCACAGACGCCTCGCGGTTGCTCAGGTTTTGCGGCGGCTTCACTCGATGTCGCTCCGCCCGCGACCGCTTTTCTTCACACGCACATGCCGGCGCGGAATCTCGCGGCCTCGGGGTCgttctcgtccgtctctACGCACGGCACGGGCGGCGGCCACCGCCCAGAAGGCGAGCCCAGATCTGCGCGCACGCAGGAGGCGGGGTAccccgagaaggcgccgcggagCGCGTTCTTcagcgaaaaggaacggaGCACCATCTACTTTGACCGACGGGGCCAGGTGTTCACGTCGTGCATGACTGACTGGGAGGAAGATGACGCGTCTCACCGCAACGCGCACCGCGCGAAACACCGAAGAATGGTGAGTCGCCCGCCCTCGACGCACGACGGCGTCAGCGTGGCCCGGGATGATCGGTCGATCTGCGTCGATCCTATGGGCGGCGGCGTCGGGGGGTTTTACGACGGAGCGACGCTccgaagacggcgagcgtcgccggcgaggTGCTGCAGTCGGTGGTGCCGAGCCACCGGCTTTGTCAACCAGTGGCGAAAGGAGTCGGTGTACGGGGTGTACCCGATCTGGACGCTGAGTGCGACGATGTGGGTGTGCATCATTGGGACGATCCTGTGCTTGGCGCTGGGAGCCTGGCTGATTGTCGAGGACAACCGCCACGTCGAGTGCCGGCTGAACTACGAAGATGAGACGCTGCAAGAGGGCGGATCGAGGTACTCCCTGCTCTCGATCACGGCGGACCTGTGTGGCAGTCGGAACAGTGACCTGACAGAGCTGACGGGGCCGTACGTCTACGTCTACGTGGAAATGGAGAACTTCTTCCAGAACGACGCGCAGATCCTCTGGAGCCGGAACGAGGCGCAACTGGCTGGGAAGATCATCACAGACCCGAGCGAACTGAGCGACTGCGACCCGGTCGTCACAGCTGTCGTCAACAACGTGACCAAGATTTTGCACCCCTGCGGAGCGCTCGCGTGGAATGTCTTCACCGACCGGTTCCAGTTCCTGGACGCCGTCCCGGACGACGCTGTCGACTCTGGCCCAGTCAAACCGCTGGTCGTTGAGCAGAGCCAAGACATTCTGCTCAGCTCGTTGGACTGGCGTTCGCGGTTCAAGAACCCCCCGGCTGAGGAGCGGGCAAAGTACCGCGACCAAGTCTACTTTTGGATGAGCCAGGTGGACAACGACGACGGCCAAGACATGTACAAgagccgagaagaggcgaaagcagaGCTACTGATGGATCGGCTCAACTACGAAGAGGCGGGGGAAATGGTCGAGAACGGCCACTTTATCCAGTGGATGCAAGTCGCAACCTTTGGGACGTGGAGAAAGCTGTACGGCCGCATCAAGGGTCCCGTCGAGCTCCCGCTCTTCGCCTACATCGCGGTGACCTACGATGTGAAACAGTggcggggaaagaaggccATTGTGCTCGTTCAGCCGTCGCGATTTGGAGGCCGGACGCAGTTCACTGGAATCACGTACCTCGTGTTCGGGTGCATTCTCGGGGTCTTCGCCATCTACATGCTGTGGAAGAGATGGTACAAGACAGACGCACTCGCGGATGACGCCGTCAAAGACATTCGTTGGCGCGCGGGCAGTCGGAAGGGCAAGAAAAAGCTTAAGTGA